One window of Lemur catta isolate mLemCat1 chromosome 3, mLemCat1.pri, whole genome shotgun sequence genomic DNA carries:
- the HECTD3 gene encoding E3 ubiquitin-protein ligase HECTD3 yields MAGPGPGAALESPRQLLGRVRFLAEAARSLRAGRPLPAALAFVPREVLYKLYKDPAGPSRVLLPVWEAEGLGLRVGAAGPAPGTGSGPLRAARDSIELRRGACVRTTGEELCNGHGLWVKLTKEQLAEHLGDCGLDEGWLLVCRPAEGGARLVPIDTPDHLQRQQQLFGVDYRPVLRWEQVVDLTYSHRLGSRPQPAEAYAEAVQRLLYVPPTWTYECDEDLIHFLYDHLGKEDENLGSVKQYVESIDVSSYTEEFNVSCLTDSNADTYWESDGSQCQHWVRLTMKKGTIVKKLLLTVDTTDDNFMPKRVVVYGGEGDNLKKLSDVNIDETLIGDVCVLEDMTVHLPIIEIRIVECRDDGIDVRLRGVKIKSSRQRELGLNADLFQPTSLVRYPRLEGTDPEVLYRRAVLLQRFIKILDSVLHHLVPAWDHTLGTFSEIKQVKQFLLLSRQRPGLVAQCLRDSESSKPSFMPRLYINRRLAMEHRACPSRDPACKNAVFTQVYEGLKPSDKYEKPLDYRWPMRYDQWWECKFIAEGIIDQGGGFRDSLADMSEELCPSSADTPVPLPFFVRTANQGNGTGEARDMYVPNPSCRDFAKYEWIGQLMGAALRGKEFLVLALPGFVWKQLSGEEVSWSKDFPAVDSVLVKLLEVMEGMDKETFEFKFGKELTFTTVLSDQQVVELIPGGTGIVVGYEDRSRFIQLVQKARLEESKEQVAAMQAGLLKVVPQAVLDLLTWQELEKKVCGDPEVTVDALRKLTRFEDFEPSDTRVQYFWEALNNFTNEDRSRFLRFVTGRSRLPARIYIYPDKLGYETTDALPESSTCSSTLFLPHYVSAKVCEEKLRYAAYNCVAIDTDMSPWEE; encoded by the exons ATGGCGGGCCCTGGCCCGGGCGCGGCGCTAGAGTCCCCGCGGCAGCTACTGGGCCGCGTGCGCTTCCTGGCAGAGGCAGCGCGGAGCCTCCGCGCCGGACGGCCGCTGCCGGCAGCGCTGGCTTTCGTGCCGCGAGAGGTGCTCTACAAGCTTTACAAGGACCCGGCGGGACCGTCACGCGTATTGCTGCCCGTGTGGGAAGCCGAGGGCCTGGGGCTGCGTGTGGGCGCAGCAGGCCCAGCCCCGGGTACAGGCTCCGGGCCCCTCCGCGCCGCCCGCGACAGCATCGAGCTCCGGCGCGGCGCCTGCGTGCGCACCACGGGCGAGGAGCTGTGCAACGGCCACGGGCTCTGGGTGAAGCTGACTAAG GAGCAGCTGGCAGAGCACCTGGGCGACTGCGGGCTGGACGAAGGCTGGCTGCTGGTGTGCCGCCCAGCGGAGGGCGGGGCCCGCCTGGTACCCATCGACACTCCCGACCACctgcagcggcagcagcagctcTTCGGCGTGGACTACCGGCCGGTGCTCAG ATGGGAACAGGTGGTGGATCTGACGTACTCACATCGTCTGGGATCGAGACCTCAGCCCGCGGAGGCATATGCAGAAGCTGTACAAAGGCTACT CTATGTGCCCCCGACATGGACCTACGAGTGCGACGAGGACCTGATCCACTTCTTGTATGACCACCTGGGCAAGGAGGATGAGAACCTGGGTAGCGTGAAGCAGTATGTGGAGAGCATAGACGTTTCCTCCTACACG gAGGAGTTCAATGTATCCTGCCTGACAGATAGCAATGCAGACACTTACTGGGAAAGTGATGGGTCCCAGTGCCAGCACTGGGTACGGCTTACCATGAAGAAGGGTACCATTGTCAA GAAGCTGCTACTCACGGTGGATACTACGGATGACAACTTTATGCCTAAGCGGGTGGTGGTTTATGGGGGTGAAGGGGACAACCTGAAGAAGCTGAGTGACGTGAACATTGACGA GACCCTGATTGGAGATGTCTGTGTCCTGGAGGACATGACCGTGCACCTCCCCATCATCGAGATCCGCATTGTCGAGTGCAGAG ATGATGGGATTGATGTTCGTCTTCGAGGGGTCAAGATCAAGTCATCTAGACAGAGGGAACTAGGGTTGAATGCAGACCTGTTCCAGCCAACCAGTCTGGTGCGATATCCACGCCTGGAAGGCACTGACCCAGAAGTACTGTACCGCCGAGCTGTCCTCCTGCAGAG GTTCATCAAGATCCTAGACAGTGTCCTGCATCACCTGGTACCTGCCTGGGATCACACACTGGGCACCTTCAGTGAGATTAAG CAAGTGAAGCAGTTCCTACTGCTGTCACGCCAACGACCTGGCCTGGTGGCTCAGTGTCTTCGTGACTCAGAGAGCAGCAAGCCTAGCTTCATGCCACGCCTGTACATCAACCGCCGCCTTGCCATGGAACACCGTGCCTGCCCCTCTCGTGACCCTGCCTGCAAGAACGCGGTCTTCACCCAG GTATATGAAGGCCTCAAGCCCTCTGACAAATATGAAAAGCCCCTGGACTACAG GTGGCCCATGCGCTATGACCagtggtgggagtgtaaattcaTTGCAGAAGGCATCATTGACCAAG GGGGTGGTTTCCGGGACAGCCTGGCAGATATGTCAGAAGAGCTGTGCCCTAGCTCAGCGGACACCCCTGTGCCTCTGCCCTTCTTTGTGCGCACGGCCAACCAG GGCAATGGCACTGGTGAGGCCCGGGACATGTATGTGCCCAACCCCTCATGCCGAGACTTTGCCAAGTATGAGTGGATCGGACAGCTGATGGGGGCTGCCCTTCGGGGTAAGGAGTTCCTG gtcctggctctgcctggtTTTGTGTGGAAGCAGCTTTCTGGTGAGGAAGTGAGCTGGAGCAAGGACTTCCCAGCTGTGGACTCTGTGCTG GTTAAGCTCTTGGAAGTGATGGAAGGAATGGACAAGGAGACGTTTGAGTTCAAGTTTGGGAAGGAGCTGACATTTACCACCGTACTGAGTGACCAACAGGTGGTGGAGCTGATCCCTGGGGGCACAGGCATTGTTGTGGGATATGAGGACCGTTCTCGTTTCATCCAGCTGGTCCAGAAGGCCCGGCTAGAGGAGAGCAAGGAGCAG GTGGCAGCCATGCAGGCAGGTCTGCTGAAGGTGGTGCCACAGGCTGTACTGGACTTGCTCACGTGGCAAGAATTGGAGAAGAAGGTGTGTGGGGACCCGGAGGTCACTGTGGACGCTCTGCGAAAGCTCA CCCGGTTTGAGGACTTCGAGCCATCTGACACGCGGGTGCAGTATTTCTGGGAGGCTCTGAACAACTTCACCAACG AGGACCGGAGCCGCTTCCTGCGCTTTGTCACAGGCCGAAGCCGCCTACCAGCAAGAATCTACATCTACCCGGACAAGCTGGG CTACGAGACCACAGACGCACTACCTGAGTCTTCCACCTGCTCCAGCACCCTCTTCCTGCCGCACTACGTCAG CGCCAAGGTGTGTGAGGAGAAGCTCCGCTATGCAGCCTACAACTGTGTAGCCATTGACACCGACATGAGCCCTTGGGAGGAGTGA